The following proteins are encoded in a genomic region of Deltaproteobacteria bacterium:
- a CDS encoding efflux RND transporter periplasmic adaptor subunit produces MPSPSSTKVVPISIASLVAMLLVGLLLMRMRADARTNQVALADSAKPVTVVRARASQFQPTRAYVGTLEPWIEAKIGPQFVAAYVDTVLVRPGAVVKKGAVLATLDCRSANATAQAIEMQARSLDAQQRALADEAHRVSSMLDGGFVSPTEAEGKTAQSEAKQADLLAAKAKLLDTSLAVNDCVLRAPFDGEVANRWLDPGAFVRPGEAIVSVVDRATVRYVADVPEDDFDAVPPGKSGALHVLASKQDLQATIARRAPSADPGTRTVRIEADISDPDRRIPVFTTGEFTIGVGEPKKAIELPLASATIRGQKAVVYVVANGVAKVTPLAYQGELGGSVFVEPNLAADALVVTEGRALLSDGDKVDAKIDEPAQEVRR; encoded by the coding sequence TGCTCATGCGCATGCGCGCAGACGCGAGGACCAACCAGGTTGCGCTCGCCGACAGCGCCAAGCCCGTCACCGTCGTTCGCGCGCGCGCCTCGCAGTTCCAGCCCACGCGGGCGTACGTGGGCACGCTCGAGCCCTGGATCGAGGCCAAGATCGGGCCGCAGTTCGTCGCCGCATACGTGGACACGGTGCTCGTGCGTCCTGGCGCCGTGGTGAAGAAGGGCGCGGTGCTGGCCACCCTCGATTGCCGAAGCGCGAACGCGACCGCGCAGGCCATTGAGATGCAGGCGCGCTCGCTCGACGCGCAGCAGCGCGCGCTCGCCGACGAAGCACACCGGGTCTCTTCGATGCTCGACGGCGGCTTCGTCTCGCCCACAGAAGCCGAAGGCAAGACCGCGCAGAGCGAGGCCAAGCAGGCCGACCTGCTCGCGGCGAAGGCCAAGCTCCTCGACACGTCGCTCGCGGTGAACGACTGCGTGCTGCGCGCGCCGTTCGACGGCGAGGTCGCGAACCGCTGGCTCGATCCCGGCGCGTTCGTGCGACCGGGCGAGGCCATCGTGTCCGTGGTGGATCGCGCGACCGTGCGCTACGTGGCCGATGTGCCCGAGGACGACTTCGACGCCGTGCCGCCGGGAAAGTCCGGCGCGCTTCACGTGCTCGCGAGCAAGCAGGACCTTCAGGCCACCATCGCGCGTCGGGCGCCGTCGGCGGATCCGGGCACGCGCACGGTGCGCATCGAGGCCGACATCTCCGATCCCGATCGCCGCATTCCCGTGTTCACCACGGGTGAATTCACCATCGGCGTGGGCGAGCCGAAGAAGGCCATCGAGCTGCCGCTCGCGAGCGCCACCATTCGCGGACAAAAGGCCGTCGTGTACGTCGTCGCGAACGGCGTCGCGAAGGTCACGCCGCTCGCGTACCAGGGAGAGCTCGGCGGCAGCGTCTTCGTGGAGCCCAACCTCGCGGCCGACGCGCTCGTGGTCACCGAGGGCCGCGCGCTCTTGAGCGACGGCGACAAGGTCGACGCGAAGATCGACGAGCCCGCGCAGGAGGTGCGTCGGTGA
- a CDS encoding efflux RND transporter permease subunit gives MTRLSLKNPIAILMVCIALVVFACVVTPRMAIDTFPDLTPPVLVVGTLAPGLGAKDVEKTLTWRIEKYVSATPGVDHVQSISRNNLSIVWVWMAWGTDLNAAQTLVQQQTAFAMAAVPKSLGVLPPFVLQYDPSNAPVVQVVVRGGGLSGPQLYDYALNNIEPQLEGIPGVASAAINGGRQRQINVVVDPVRAQARGVTAEEVAAAVKNANALLPSGELIAHKFDANVYSNAIPERVNTIGEAPVKVVNGHPVLIRDVAKVEDGGSPPTQSVSVDAKNAVYLNVLRIPGGNTIAIVDAVKAKIAALQLPPGVEVIPVFDASTFVRNAYTGLKREVIQALVLIGLVILLFLQSLRGTLIVSVAIPLSFAITLIVLSATGNTLNAFTLGGLTLAMGRLVDDAVVVLESIHRHQRAGMSVGEAALKGANAVALPVLASTLTTMAVLLPVIMLAGLAKKLFAPLAITVAVAMIASYFVSMCVTPVACRYFLGHAEHKGFALKVQHVIDRLADGYASVLRRVVVWRWAVVAGAAALVAGSVWAATRLPATFFPEIDESMERVYVRLAPGTSLEDAAAKINAMGQTLARELPKGTVKLVVGNVGSPGNARSAMTSPNWGPHMGFIRLELVDPESRTMSQQEIADRSREILVKNFPGVDFLQWPGGLVASVFANGYFAPIVLEVRGDNLAQLAQQSNAVAEVARKVKGVRDVENLLQLDYPEIHVETQRTEAGLVGVSARDEAQATLDATLGNINVPSVWIDPNNGQSYYVVTYYDQDAVGDANALRQLPVRIDRAHPVRLGAYANVRRSVGPVAIERNQLDRAAHVEMQVEGRDIGTVSRDLEEALHNDPRTRNVKFNFVGQVDLMRTTFGGLGLALGLAVMVVFMIMASQFKSIRLPFVMLFTIPVSLIGIVLALMAAGQGFSITALMGVLMVIGIAVSNGILLVDDANVRLEGGVVDKLEAVIEAARSRFVPIMMTSLATVIGLIPTAMALESGSEANQPLALAVVGGLTSSTFLSLFLVPVMFLFLAKKPEPASESHAHALVESPT, from the coding sequence GTGACGCGCCTCTCGCTGAAGAATCCGATTGCCATCTTGATGGTGTGCATCGCGCTCGTGGTCTTCGCGTGCGTGGTCACGCCGCGCATGGCCATCGACACGTTTCCGGATCTCACGCCGCCCGTGCTCGTGGTGGGCACGCTCGCGCCCGGCCTGGGCGCAAAGGACGTGGAGAAGACGCTCACCTGGCGCATCGAGAAGTACGTGAGCGCGACGCCTGGCGTCGATCACGTGCAGAGCATCTCGCGCAACAACCTCAGCATCGTCTGGGTGTGGATGGCGTGGGGCACGGACTTGAACGCCGCGCAGACGCTGGTGCAGCAGCAGACCGCGTTCGCGATGGCCGCCGTGCCCAAGTCACTCGGTGTGTTGCCGCCGTTCGTGCTGCAGTACGACCCGTCGAACGCGCCGGTGGTGCAGGTCGTGGTGCGCGGCGGCGGGCTCTCGGGGCCGCAGCTCTACGACTACGCGCTCAACAACATCGAGCCGCAGCTCGAGGGCATTCCGGGCGTCGCGAGCGCAGCCATCAACGGCGGGCGGCAGCGGCAGATCAACGTCGTCGTCGATCCCGTGCGCGCGCAAGCGCGCGGCGTGACGGCCGAAGAAGTGGCGGCGGCGGTGAAGAACGCGAACGCGCTTCTTCCATCGGGCGAGCTCATCGCGCACAAGTTCGACGCGAACGTGTACTCGAACGCGATTCCCGAGCGCGTGAACACCATCGGCGAAGCGCCGGTGAAGGTGGTGAACGGGCACCCGGTGCTCATCCGCGACGTCGCAAAGGTGGAGGACGGCGGCTCGCCACCCACGCAGTCGGTGTCCGTCGACGCGAAGAACGCCGTGTACCTCAACGTCCTCCGCATTCCCGGCGGCAACACCATCGCCATCGTCGACGCGGTGAAGGCGAAGATCGCCGCGCTGCAGTTGCCGCCCGGCGTCGAGGTCATCCCCGTCTTCGATGCATCGACGTTCGTGCGCAACGCGTACACCGGCCTCAAGCGCGAGGTGATTCAAGCGCTCGTGCTCATCGGTCTCGTCATCCTGCTCTTCCTGCAGAGCTTGCGCGGAACGCTGATCGTGTCCGTCGCGATTCCGCTCTCGTTTGCGATCACGCTCATCGTGCTCTCGGCCACGGGCAACACGCTCAACGCGTTCACGCTGGGCGGCCTCACGCTCGCGATGGGACGACTCGTCGATGACGCGGTCGTCGTCCTCGAATCGATCCACCGACATCAACGCGCCGGCATGAGCGTCGGCGAAGCTGCGCTCAAGGGCGCGAACGCGGTGGCGCTGCCGGTGCTCGCGTCGACGCTCACCACCATGGCCGTGCTGCTCCCGGTGATCATGCTCGCGGGCCTGGCCAAGAAGCTGTTCGCGCCGCTGGCGATCACCGTCGCGGTGGCGATGATTGCTTCGTACTTCGTGAGCATGTGCGTGACGCCCGTCGCGTGCCGGTACTTCCTCGGGCACGCGGAGCACAAGGGCTTCGCGTTGAAGGTGCAGCACGTCATCGACCGACTCGCGGATGGCTATGCGAGCGTGCTCCGTCGCGTCGTCGTGTGGCGGTGGGCGGTCGTGGCGGGTGCGGCCGCGCTCGTCGCAGGAAGCGTGTGGGCCGCGACCCGCTTGCCCGCGACGTTCTTCCCCGAGATCGACGAGTCGATGGAGCGCGTGTACGTGCGGCTCGCGCCGGGCACGTCGCTCGAAGACGCGGCCGCGAAGATCAACGCCATGGGCCAAACGCTCGCGCGCGAGCTTCCCAAGGGAACGGTGAAGCTCGTGGTGGGCAACGTGGGCTCGCCGGGAAATGCGCGCAGCGCGATGACCAGCCCGAACTGGGGCCCGCACATGGGCTTCATTCGTCTGGAGCTCGTTGATCCCGAGTCGCGCACGATGTCGCAACAGGAGATCGCCGACCGCTCGCGCGAGATTCTCGTGAAGAACTTCCCTGGCGTGGACTTCTTGCAGTGGCCGGGTGGGCTGGTGGCGAGCGTCTTCGCCAACGGCTACTTCGCCCCCATCGTGCTCGAGGTGCGCGGCGACAACCTGGCGCAGCTCGCGCAACAGTCGAACGCGGTGGCCGAGGTGGCGCGCAAGGTGAAGGGCGTGCGCGACGTCGAGAATCTGCTGCAGCTCGATTATCCCGAGATCCACGTCGAGACGCAGCGCACGGAAGCGGGGCTGGTGGGCGTGTCCGCGCGCGACGAAGCGCAGGCCACGCTCGACGCCACGCTCGGCAACATCAACGTGCCCAGCGTGTGGATCGATCCCAACAACGGGCAGTCGTATTACGTGGTCACCTATTACGATCAGGATGCCGTCGGCGACGCGAACGCATTGCGGCAGCTGCCGGTTCGCATTGATCGCGCGCATCCCGTCCGGCTCGGCGCGTACGCGAACGTGCGTCGCTCCGTGGGTCCGGTCGCCATCGAGCGCAACCAGCTCGACCGCGCCGCGCACGTGGAGATGCAGGTCGAGGGGCGCGACATCGGCACCGTCTCACGCGACCTCGAAGAGGCGCTCCACAACGACCCGCGCACGCGGAACGTGAAGTTCAACTTCGTCGGTCAGGTCGACTTGATGCGCACCACGTTCGGCGGCTTGGGCTTGGCGCTCGGGCTCGCGGTGATGGTCGTCTTCATGATCATGGCGTCGCAGTTCAAGTCGATCCGCCTTCCGTTCGTGATGCTCTTCACCATCCCTGTTTCGCTCATCGGCATCGTGCTCGCGCTGATGGCGGCGGGGCAGGGCTTCAGCATCACCGCGCTCATGGGCGTGCTGATGGTGATTGGCATCGCGGTGTCGAACGGCATCCTGCTCGTGGATGACGCGAACGTGCGGCTCGAGGGCGGCGTGGTCGACAAGCTCGAAGCGGTGATCGAAGCCGCGCGCTCGCGCTTCGTGCCCATCATGATGACCAGCCTGGCCACGGTGATCGGCCTGATTCCCACGGCGATGGCGCTCGAGTCCGGCTCGGAGGCGAACCAACCGCTGGCGCTGGCGGTGGTGGGCGGTCTCACCTCGTCGACGTTCCTCTCGCTGTTCCTCGTGCCGGTGATGTTCCTGTTCCTCGCGAAGAAGCCCGAGCCCGCGAGCGAGTCGCACGCCCATGCGCTCGTGGAGAGCCCGACGTGA